The proteins below come from a single Triticum aestivum cultivar Chinese Spring chromosome 5D, IWGSC CS RefSeq v2.1, whole genome shotgun sequence genomic window:
- the LOC123120542 gene encoding calcium-dependent mitochondrial ATP-magnesium/phosphate carrier protein 1: MASDQHPLDSFLAAARGALAHLHLPGSDSKQQHQQEQRQPDCLLHLHVVLTNFLHKPLRSFSRCFGNDHNKPRRGRTKQATPPLLDAGKRQPLPQQQLELLLCIAFDALAHNLQALEGACRQKGEEFGSAALQIDQFQVVRKVIVGKKADFDGFLSNLGFARLGAPAASFADDSQASAPPAAGQDGVIGEREGADSGGDAAQPPQKFAGRLLNIPLSNVERLRSTLSTVSLTELIESVPQLVGRLSTSVDSHPDKKKLFSVQDFFRYAEIEGKRFFEELDRDGDGQVTLEDLEVAMRKRRLPRRYARDLLRRTRSNRFSKSIGWKQFLSLMEQKEATILRAYTTLCLSKSGTLHKNQIVESLKGAGLPANEDNAAAMLRYLNADSEGSISYSHFRSFMLLLPSERLEDDPRNIWFEAATLVAVPPPVEISAGNVLKSALAGGLASALSTSMLHPIDTMKTRVQASTLSFPELIAKLPQIGIQGLYRGSIPAILGQFSSHGLRTGIFEASKLILVRVAPTLPEIQVQSLASFCSTILGTAVRIPCEVLKQRLQAGIFDNVGEAIVGTMQKDGLKGFFRGTGATLCREVPFYVAGMCLYGEAKKAAQHVLSRELEPWETIAVGALSGGLAAVVTTPFDVMKTRMMTAPPGTPVSMQLIVFSILRNEGPLGLFKGAIPRFFWIAPLGAMNFAGYELAKKAMIEAEKETADSLQEKKNMVGSRG, encoded by the exons ATGGCGTCCGACCAGCACCCCCTCGactccttcctcgccgccgcccgcggcgcTCTCGCCCACCTCCACCTCCCCGGATCCGATTCCAAGCAgcagcatcagcaggagcagcgcCAGCCTGACTGCCTCCTCCACCTCCACGTCgtcctcaccaacttcctccacaaGCCCCTCCGGTCATTCTCGAGATGCTTCGGCAACGACCACAACAAGCCCAGGCGAGGCCGGACCAAACAGGCCACGCCGCCGCTCCTCGACGCCGGGAAAAGGCAGCCGCTGCCGCAGCAGCAGCTGGAGCTCCTGCTCTGCATTGCGTTCGACGCCCTGGCGCACAACCTGCAGGCGCTGGAGGGCGCGTGCAGGCAGAAGGGCGAGGAGTTCGGCAGCGCCGCCCTGCAAATCGACCAGTTTCAGGTCGTCAGGAAGGTCATCGTTGGTAAGAAGGCTGATTTCGACGGGTTCCTCTCCAACCTGGGGTTCGCCAGGCTGggggcgccggcggcgagcttcgccgATGACTCCCAGGCCTCGGCGCCACCGGCTGCTGGCCAGGACGGTGTAATCGGGGAGAGGGAAGGGGCTGACAGTGGTGGTGATGCTGCACAGCCACCGCAGAAGTTTGCCGGCCGGTTGCTCAACATCCCATTGTCGAATGTGGAGCGGCTGCGGTCAACTCTGTCCACGGTTTCACTGACGGAGCTGATTGAGTCGGTTCCACAGCTGGTTGGCAGATTGTCGACTTCAGTGGATAGCCATCCAGACAAGAAGAAGCTTTTCTCCGTGCAAGACTTCTTCCGGTATGCAGAAATCGAAG GGAAGCGATTCTTTGAGGAATTGGATAGAGATGGTGATGGCCAAGTCACCCTAGAAGATCTTGAAGTTGCTATGAGAAAGAGGCGATTGCCGCGGAGGTACGCTCGGGATTTGTTACGGCGTACCAGAAGTAACAGGTTTTCAAAGTCGATTGGGTGGAAACAATTTCTGTCCTTGATGGAGCAGAAGGAGGCAACAATACTCCGGGCATACACCACATTGTGTTTGAGCAAGTCTGGGACGCTTCACAAGAATCAGATTGTTGAATCGTTAAAAGGTGCAGGCCTCCCGGCCAATGAAGATAATGCTGCTGCCATGCTGCGCTATCTAAATGCAGATTCAGAAGGATCAATCTCATACAGCCATTTTCGCAGTTTCATGCTTCTACTTCCTTCAGAGCGCCTTGAAGATGATCCTCG GAACATTTGGTTTGAAGCAGCTACATTGGTTGCTGTTCCCCCACCTGTAGAAATATCTGCCGGAAATGTTTTGAAGTCGGCTTTAGCTGGAGGTCTTGCTAGTGCCCTTTCTACCTCTATGTTGCACCCTATTGATACAATGAAG ACACGTGTCCAAGCATCTACGCTCTCATTTCCAGAGCTAATTGCAAAGCTTCCACAAATTGGGATTCAAGGACTGTATCGAGGTTCTATCCCTGCAATTCTCGGACAGTTTTCAAG CCATGGTTTGAGGACAGGAATCTTTGAAGCAAGTAAGCTCATATTAGTAAGAGTGGCTCCAACACTTCCGGAGATTCAG GTGCAATCGTTGGCTTCCTTCTGCAGCACAATCCTGGGAACCGCAGTCCGTATTCCTTGTGAGGTTCTTAAGCAACGGTTGCAGGCTGGAATCTTCGACAATGTAGGGGAGGCCATTGTTGGTACCATGCAAAAAGATGGCCTAAAGGGTTTCTTCCGTGGCACTGGGGCCACTCTTTGTCGTGAGGTTCCTTTCTATGTTGCCGGAATGTGTCTTTACGGTGAAGCTAAAAAG GCGGCACAGCATGTCTTGAGCAGAGAGTTGGAACCATGGGAAACTATAGCAGTTGGAGCATTGTCTGGAGGGCTTGCAGCAGTTGTCACCACTCCCTTCGACGTGATGAAGACCCGGATGATGACCGCCCCACCAGGCACGCCAGTCTCCATGCAGTTGATAGTCTTCTCCATCCTCCGAAACGAGGGGCCCCTCGGGCTCTTCAAGGGTGCGATCCCGCGCTTCTTCTGGATCGCTCCTCTCGGAGCAATGAACTTTGCAGGCTACGAGCTCGCCAAGAAGGCCATGATCGAAGCCGAGAAGGAGACCGCCGACTCTTTACAAGAGAAGAAGAACATGGTGGGTTCGAGAGGATGA